The DNA window CTGACATAATAATAATCGGTTGCGAATACGATTTTAATGGAATTGCCATGAGCGCATAAATAGCGACAAGTGCAAACAAGAAACCTTGGGCCAGAGAGACAATCGCCTCAGACTCATCTTTTGAGTTTCCTTGTAGTCGAAAATCAACGGCCGGATAACGTTCCAACATTTCAGGAATGACCTTCGTTTGTACGTCAATTAATAAGTCTCGCGTATCAACAACATCTGCATTCACTTTAGCCGTTACCGATACAGAGCGGTTACCATCAACACGAATGATGTTGGCATAGCCTTGACCTAGTTCTATATCAGCCACTTCACTAAACGGTATGTCGTCCCCATTGGGCGCACGAACTCTCATTGTTTCAAGGTTGCCTATCGAGTTTCTTTCGTCTTTGGGATAACGAACCATGACCTTTATTTCTTCATCATCTCGCTGTATACGCTGAGCTTCGGCGCCGTAAAACCCATAGCGCACCTGTTGCGCAAGCTGCGACAACGATAAACCAAGAGACTCGGCCTCCGGCTTAAGGGCTAATTTGATTTCGTCGCTTCCGCCGCTGAACGAATCATTGACCTCAGTGATGCCTGCGTAGGAACCTAAATAGCTGCGCAGTTCTTTTGAAATATTTTCAAGTTGGGAAATATTATCAGATCGAAACTCAAAGCTCAGGCCGTTGCCGCCGCCAGGACCTCCTGGACTGCCAATGTTGAAGTTCTTAACCCCCGGGATTTCAGGCAAATACTCCCGCCAAATGTCCTGTATTTGAACATCTGTTAGTTCCCGCGTCTCGCCTTTGGTTAATTCAACAAACACTGAGCCACCCAAAGTACCATTATCAAATGCGATAACATGTTTGACCGCCTTAGTGCCTGTTTCATCAGCAACTTCATCGTCCATCTTATACATTGCATCTAGCATCGCGTTGATGGCCTGGTCACGTTGCCCTAGCGACGACCCGGGCTCAAGCTCTACACTTGCCTGCATGAAGTCTGAAGGAATAGTAGGGAAAAACTGCCACCGCACTAAACCACTTGCAAACAAACCGATCGTAATAATCAACAGGCCAATAAAGCTGGCTAACGTGGTATACCTGTATTGCACTGCCTTTTTCAGAAATGGGATATACTTATTTTCAATAAAACTTTTAATACCAATACTAAATATATCTCTAAATTTTTGGAATTTCGTCGCCTTGCTAGGATCGTAAGGCTTTAATTTCATATGTACCAAATGCGCAGGCAATATTAATTTTGATTCAATCAAAGAAAATATTAAGCACATAATGACGACGATACCAATCGTCTTCCAAATAACACCAAACGTGCCGCTCACCATTAACATAGGCGAAAATGCTGCAATGGTAGTTAACACACCAAAGGTTGCAGGCATCGCAACTCTTTTCACACCCCTGATAATGGCGTCTGTGCTGTGACCTTTTTTATCTATTTCTGAATACGCAGATTCGCCCATAATAATGGCATCATCTACCACGATCCCTAAAACGAGAATAAATCCAAATAGACTCAACATATTAATTGAAACATCTATTTGCGACGCAGGCATGAACATCAGTGTACCGAGGAAGCAAACCGGTAAGCCTACAATTACCCAAAAAGCGAGTTTTACTCTCAAAAATAGTGAGAGCACAATAAACACAAGTAAGGCACCAAAGCCCATATTTTTAAGCATCATGCTTAAGCGGTCCGCTAAATAAAACGAACTATCGCCCCAAGTATCAGCGCTTAAATTAGCCGGCATGGTTTTGCGCTTTTCGTCTAAATATGAATTTACTGACTTGGAAATTTGCAATGCGTTTTGATCACCAACCGCTCTAACGCGGATGCTAACAGCAGGCTTCCCATCGAATAATGCAAATTGTCTATCTTCAATAAAGCCATCATTAATAGTAGCAATATCGCCAAGAAGCAGGCGCGTACCATCTTCACGCGAAACCAAAACGATTTTTGCAAAATCCCAAGCGTTATAAGCTTGACCATTAGCGCGGAGTAAAATATCACCATTTTCAGAACGGATCGAACCACCCGGTAAATCGATGGACGACTGTCGAATTGCCGTTACCAACTCGTTGAATGTTAGGTTGTATTCCTGCAGTTTACGTTCAGATATTTCAACCGAAATTTCATAGTCACGAGAGCCCACAACCGAGACATCAGAGATTCCGCCTAAATTGGCAATATCGTCGCGAATACCCTGTGCATACTCCTTCAGTTCACGTTCAGTTGTTTCACCATAAACTGAGACCCACAGCACGTCCTGAGGGAATTTAATACGATATACCACTGGCTTTTCAGTGTTACCAGGGAAGCTTGGAATTGCATCTACTTGCACCTTAACTTCATCTAATAAGTTTTGAACGTCATACCCATCTTCAACCTCGATACTAATTGAGCCAACGCCTTCTCGTGCTGTTGAGGTCATTTTTTTAATGCCTTCAAGGTCTTTTATCGCCTCCTCAAGTTTGAGGATAACTCCCTCCTCTACTTCCTGAGGTGCTGCACCTAAGTACGGTACTTGGACTGAAATAACGTTGACTTCAAACGTAGGGAATACTTGCTTTTGAACTCTAATAATGCCAAAAATTCCACCGAGAATAATGACAAACATCAGTAAATTAGCAGCAACACTGTTGCGCGCAAACCAAGCAATGATGCCTTTCTCGGTATCAATATGTTCTTCTTCGTATTGCTTACTCATTATTTGACCTCAATAGCATTATCGTTTTGCACCGTTTCTGGCTGACTTGGTGGTTTCTCTTCATCACCCAAAAATCTAACTGGCATTCCTTCATAAGGGTTAGGCACAGCACTCATCACGACTTGTTCCTGCGGGTCCAAACCGTCACTAATGTATACAAAATTTTCATCTGCTCTTTGTACTGTTACAAAGTTTATTTTGATTTGTTTGTCTTCACCGACAGTTAATATTGTGCCGTCTAAACGTAAAACATTGCGCGGTAAAACAACAATGTTCGCAGCTGTTATTCCGGTAATAGTTGCATTGACAAAACGTCCAAAACGCAAGGGCATGCCTTTTTGCGATGTCGACGCGTTTAACTGATATGGGTCTTTCACCTCAACGACGCCATAGATAACTCGACTTTTGCTGTCTAACACAGCCTCGTCACGAACCAGAACCCCTTGCCATTTTATGGTTTTTCCTGCGACATCTGAACTCAATGTGACTTGAGGATTAACTGCGTTCAAATCGGCTAAAAAAGCGATATCATCATCGGTTAAAGGTAATCTCACTTCTGCCACGTCGGTTGAAAACACCTCACCCAGCTGCGAGCCTATCGTCACGAACTGACCTAAGTCGACGTTACGTGTTTTGACTAAACCATCGAACGGCGCTCTTATTTTTGTTCTTTCGAAATTGCGCTGTGCTCGCTGCAAATTTGCCTGCGCTGCTTTTACTGAAGCTTCTTCGCGAGCTAACTGAGGTTTTCGGAGTCCCAATTCAGGCGCAGGTCCTTTGTTAAATGAACGCCACTCTTCTGCTGCGACTTTTCCGCGTGCCTTTTCTTCATCAAATGACGCTTGTGCTCGCGCCAATTCTGCTTCAGCAAGTAACAAATCAGTCTGATAGTCAGAAGTTTCTAACTCTACCAGCACATCGCCTTTCTTGAAAAAACCGCCTTCGATATAGTTGTCAGCAATCGCTATTACCCGCCCACTAACCTGTGTGCTCAGCATCGTTTTATTTTTTGCCTGCACTGAGCCTTGCGAATAAACTAAGAAATCAACATTTTCTAACTCGATTGGTTTGGCATCAACCAAAAAGTCACGCGTGATCACCTCTTCTTTCTCAGGCTTTTGTTTCATACTGATTAACACAAACATCACGATGATTGCGCCAACTAAAATCAATATAGGTATACCTGCTTTTTTAAAACCGCTTGCCATTGAAAAAATCCCTGTGAATGTAATGAAAATATGGACCTTGCGCATTGTACGCAAATTTCAGCGTAAACGTTGTTTTACATCACTTTAAAATTGTTAATAGATGTGTCTATTGCAAAGCATAATTTAAACGTTGATAGCCTGTCCGCTGCCGCCTGCAAAAAACACTATAAATCAAATGTTTCAATGTACGTCCTCTGGATAAGCATTGCATCGTTGCTCGCACGATGGCGCTGTATATTTATCCGTCTCAATATAGATGCCTTTGCTTCATCCCAAACATCATATTGACCTTCTTTTAAAATCATCTCCAAGGAACTTAATCGAAAACCAATTTCAATTTGAGCGCGATCATACAGCTTTACCAACCACGGAGAATCAACCACCCAACCGTCGCTATAGGTAGGTTCAGAACGAATAAAATCATTGAGTTCTAAACATATCTGAACTCCTGAGATGCCTTTTTGGCTCAACAGCGATTTACTGATGCCGTGCAAATTTTCGGCGGCAATATCCCAATGGCACCAGTCGTCAAAAGGTTTAATCAGCTTACAATAGCGAGCGCCATCAGAGCGAACAACACCAATTTCGATAGGATAACTTTCAGGTCCAAATCCACTCGCCTCTATATCCATAATAGTTGGTATGTTTATGGCAATGTCTCCCTCTCATTTAACTCGTTGACACATTATTAACATGAGTATAGAAAATAAATGAAAATTACTCGATACTTTTATTATTCAACTTCCTTGTTAAGTCACTGAGGTCTTGTCGCCGCTTTTTGACGAAGTTCCTCGTATTCGGTCGTATATCACTATTGAAAACTATTGAAAAACAACTCTCTTCGTGGGAATGTTGCAGACGAAAACTAAATTCATTCAAGCCATTTGTCGCGTGTTTGTTGTAAGCTCAATTTTATACAATACAAAACAAAAAGAAGTGGCGCGACTTGACCATTTTGAAATCAAACTTAACGGAAGCTGCGATCTAAGTTATGAAAAAACCGACCACATTTATTAGCGTCCAAGAGCAAGATTTTGATCTGGCTCTCGAGTATACGCAGATCAGGAAGCATTCTGATTCTGACGGCGCGATTGTGACATTTACTGGCTTGGTTAGAGAGCTAACTGAGCGTGGAAATTTGAAGTATATGACGCTTGAACATTACCCAGGAATGACAGAAAAAAGCCTTATGAATATTTGTGAACAAGCCCGTGAGCGCTGGCCTATAGG is part of the Glaciecola nitratireducens FR1064 genome and encodes:
- a CDS encoding efflux RND transporter permease subunit, which translates into the protein MSKQYEEEHIDTEKGIIAWFARNSVAANLLMFVIILGGIFGIIRVQKQVFPTFEVNVISVQVPYLGAAPQEVEEGVILKLEEAIKDLEGIKKMTSTAREGVGSISIEVEDGYDVQNLLDEVKVQVDAIPSFPGNTEKPVVYRIKFPQDVLWVSVYGETTERELKEYAQGIRDDIANLGGISDVSVVGSRDYEISVEISERKLQEYNLTFNELVTAIRQSSIDLPGGSIRSENGDILLRANGQAYNAWDFAKIVLVSREDGTRLLLGDIATINDGFIEDRQFALFDGKPAVSIRVRAVGDQNALQISKSVNSYLDEKRKTMPANLSADTWGDSSFYLADRLSMMLKNMGFGALLVFIVLSLFLRVKLAFWVIVGLPVCFLGTLMFMPASQIDVSINMLSLFGFILVLGIVVDDAIIMGESAYSEIDKKGHSTDAIIRGVKRVAMPATFGVLTTIAAFSPMLMVSGTFGVIWKTIGIVVIMCLIFSLIESKLILPAHLVHMKLKPYDPSKATKFQKFRDIFSIGIKSFIENKYIPFLKKAVQYRYTTLASFIGLLIITIGLFASGLVRWQFFPTIPSDFMQASVELEPGSSLGQRDQAINAMLDAMYKMDDEVADETGTKAVKHVIAFDNGTLGGSVFVELTKGETRELTDVQIQDIWREYLPEIPGVKNFNIGSPGGPGGGNGLSFEFRSDNISQLENISKELRSYLGSYAGITEVNDSFSGGSDEIKLALKPEAESLGLSLSQLAQQVRYGFYGAEAQRIQRDDEEIKVMVRYPKDERNSIGNLETMRVRAPNGDDIPFSEVADIELGQGYANIIRVDGNRSVSVTAKVNADVVDTRDLLIDVQTKVIPEMLERYPAVDFRLQGNSKDESEAIVSLAQGFLFALVAIYALMAIPLKSYSQPIIIMSVIPFGMVGAIVGHLILGQAVSVLSICGIIALAGVVVNDSLIMVDFVNRARAEGRTLIEAVLKSGSERFRAIILTSLTTFMGLMPIVFERSLQAQVVIPMAISLAFGILFATVITLLLIPALYMILDDFKRVFKRKDKTMLTQPLPDNG
- a CDS encoding efflux RND transporter periplasmic adaptor subunit, which codes for MASGFKKAGIPILILVGAIIVMFVLISMKQKPEKEEVITRDFLVDAKPIELENVDFLVYSQGSVQAKNKTMLSTQVSGRVIAIADNYIEGGFFKKGDVLVELETSDYQTDLLLAEAELARAQASFDEEKARGKVAAEEWRSFNKGPAPELGLRKPQLAREEASVKAAQANLQRAQRNFERTKIRAPFDGLVKTRNVDLGQFVTIGSQLGEVFSTDVAEVRLPLTDDDIAFLADLNAVNPQVTLSSDVAGKTIKWQGVLVRDEAVLDSKSRVIYGVVEVKDPYQLNASTSQKGMPLRFGRFVNATITGITAANIVVLPRNVLRLDGTILTVGEDKQIKINFVTVQRADENFVYISDGLDPQEQVVMSAVPNPYEGMPVRFLGDEEKPPSQPETVQNDNAIEVK
- the moaE gene encoding molybdopterin synthase catalytic subunit MoaE, which codes for MKKPTTFISVQEQDFDLALEYTQIRKHSDSDGAIVTFTGLVRELTERGNLKYMTLEHYPGMTEKSLMNICEQARERWPIGSIRIIHRIGKLPPDEQIVFVGVSSKHRKAAFAATEFMMDFLKTQAPFWKKELTTEGEFWVDAKSSDKHKANDWLTSN